The genomic stretch CAGGTGCTGCCGCTGGTCAAGACGGACCGAATCAGCGACGAGGCCAAGACCGCACTCAACAACGTCTCCAAGCTCCTGACCACGGCGGACCTGATCTCCCTGCGCGACGAGGTTGAGGGCGACAAGAAGATGGAGCCCCAGGCGGCAGCCGCGGCGTGGCTCGCCGACAAGGGCATCAACAAGTAGCCCGGGAGCAACCACATGCCCTCCACGGAATATGCCGCAGCCGGGCTGCCGCCCGCCGAAGAAGTCGACGTCGTCGTGGTGGGCATGGGTCCGGGCGGCGAATCGATGGCGGGCGAGCTGGCCGCGGCCGGCCTGTCCGTGGTTGGCGTTGAGGCGAGGCTGGTCGGCGGGGAGTGCCCGTACTACGGCTGCATCCCGTCCAAAATGATGATCCGGGCTGCCAACACGCTGGCCGAGGCGCGGCGCGTTCCGGAACTGGCCGGCACCGCCCGCGTCTCCCCCGGCTTCGCCGCAGTCGCCCGCCGCATCCGTTCTGAGGCAACCGACAACTGGGACGACACCGCAGCCGCCGAACGCTTTGCCGGCAAGGGCGGGCTGCTGGTCCGCGGCACCGGCCGGCTCAGCGGCCCGCGCGAGGTCACCGTCTCCCCGGCGCCCGCAGCCCCGGGCCCCAAGCCTCCGGACACCGCTTCCCAGCCCGGCGGCGAACGCACCTTCCGTGCGCGCCTCGCCGTGGTGCTCAACCCGGGCACCAACCCTGCGGTCCCAGACGTTCCGGGGCTTGTGGGCACACCCTATTGGACCAACCGTGAGGCTGTGCAGGCGTCCGAAGCGCCCGATTCCCTGATCGTGTGGGGCGGCGGCCCGATCGCCGTGGAACTGGCCCAGTCATTCGCCCGCTTCGGCACAAAGGTCACCATGGTCCTGCGCGGTTCCCGGCTGCTGTCGCGGGAGGAACCTGAGGCCGCGGAGCTGCTGGAGGCGGTGCTGCTGGACGAAGGAGTGGAGATTCTGCGCAACCGCGGCGTCACGGCAGTGTCCCATGCCGGCGGGCGCTTCACAGTGGACCTGGCTGCCGCCGGCGGCAGCCCGGGTGCGCCCGGCGGCGAGGCTGCCCGGCTCTCGGCCGGGCAGCTGCTCGTGGCGACGGGGCGCGCCCAGGCGCTGGCCGCCGTCGGACTTGTCGAGGCAGGCATCGCATGGGACGGCCACCATGCGCCGGCGGTGGACGGCCACATGCAACTGGCCGACGGCCTCTATCTCATCGGCGACGCTGCGGGAGCGGGCGCCTTCACCCACATGTCCATGTACCAGGGCAACATCGCCGCCGGGCACATCCTGTCGCGGGCCGAGATTGGCGGCGCGGGTGCCGGCCGGGACCGTGGCGTTGCCGAGGGGCACGCCGTGCCTCGCGTGACTTTCACGGACCCGGAAATCGGCGTCGTGGGCATGACCGAGTCGCAGGCCCGGGAGTCCGGGCGGGCCGTACGGACCGGATTTACGGAGCTGGGCGCCTCGACGCGCGGATGGATCCACGGGCCGGGCGGCGGCGGCTTCATCAAGGTCGTTGAAGATGCGGACGCAGGTATATTGCTGGGCGCCACGTCGGTCGGCCCCATGGGCGGGGAGGTCCTGTCCATGCTGGCGCTGGCCGTGCACGCGCGCATTCCGGTGTCCACGTTGCAGGGCATGATTTGCGCCTACCCCACGTTCCACCGGGCCGTCGAGGCGGCGTTGGCAGACCTGCACTGAGGGACAGCCAATTTCCACCCCTCCCGCCCACCCCTCCCATCTATGACGCAGCAGATGCAGCGGAAAGCGCTTACTTGGACAGATTTTGTGCAGTATCTGCGTCATAGACGGCGGGTCAGGGTGTGGCGGCTGGGTCAGGAGGAGAGCAGGACCGTCCGGACGGCGGCACTCAGTTGCAGGGCCCGGCCGGTGGTGGTGCCTTCCTCGTTCTTGGCGGGAACGTAGCCGAAACCAACCCCGTACATCGGGTCGGCGTAACCCATGGCGGCGTTGGCGCCTTCGTGGCCGAAGGCCTGGGCGCTGCCGAAGTCCATGCGCGGGTGCGACTTCATAAAGGTGATGGCAAAGGCGCTGGTGTCACAGAAGACCCGGTCCAGGCCCCACACCTGCTCCTCAGCCATGAGCGCGATGGTTTCAGGCGTCAGGTATGCGGGCACACCGTCGACTCCGGTGATGGCCCCTGCGTAGACACGTGCCAACCCGTCGGCCGAGCCCACACCGGCACCGCTCGTGCTGCCTTCCGCACGTACCGAACGGACGTTGGGCATGCCGAGGAGGTTCCCGGCCTGGACATTGCCGGAGACGCCGGCGATGGAGAAGGGGTCAAAGAACGCCGGGGCAGGTTCTTCGTCGAACAGCACGGGGCGGTAGCGGTGGTCCTCCGACTCCGGCAGGCCCAGGAACATGCCGGCGTCCAGGGGCACGCGGATCCGGCGGTTGTACACGTCCTGCAGGCGTTCGCCGGTGGTGCGCCGGCACAGTTCCTCGAGGAAGACACCCATGGTCAGTGCGTGGTAGCCGAAGATTCCGCTTCCCGGGCGCCACATGGGTGCCAGCGCGGCCAGGCGGTCGGCCACAGCGGGCAGGTCGTTGTACTCCTCCATGGCAAAGCCGCCCTGCACACCCACCAGTCCGGCCTGGTGGGAGAGAAGCTGGCGAACGGTCACTGCGCCCTTGCCCTGCTGCGCAAACTCGGGCCAGTAGCTGGCCACCGGGGCGTCCAGGTCCACGTGCCCGTCCTGGACCAGCAGGCTGAATGCCAGCGCGGCCACCCCCTTGGAGCAGGAAAACACGCCGGTCACCGAATCAACTGAGGAGTTCGGTCCGCCCACCAGGTCAATGGCCTTCTCCCCGCCCACGTAGACGGCGAGCTGGGCACTGTAGGCCGGATCGGCGTCGAGCATGGCGTCAAAGAGCTCGCGGACAGGGGCAAATTTTTCGGCGGTGAAACCCTGGGAAGAAGTCATGGCTCCACTCTAGGAGCAAAATGGCCGCCCCGTGACTCATCCGGCAGGGCCCCAATCCCGCAATAGTCGAGCACCAGCTCGGCGAACATCGAGTTCGCCCAGGAGAACCACGGCCGGGTGAAATTTTCCGGCGCGGATGGGTCGAAGCCCTCGTGCATCATGCCGGTGCCGCCGGTGGTGTCGCGCAACAGCCGAAGCAGGCGCAGTTTTTCGGCACGGTCCGGCGTCGTCAGCCCCTGGACGGCAAGTGCAATGGGCCAAATGTAGCCCGGCGGCGTGTGCGGGCTGCCGATCCCGGCGGCCCGCGTGCCCTCGTAGTAGTGGGGGTTTTCCGGGCCCAGAATATATGCGCGTGTAGCCATATACAGCGGATCATCCGCTGCAATCCCGCCGGTCAACGGCAGCGACAGCAGGCTGGGCATGTTGGCGTCGTCCATCAGCAGCGTGTTGCCCAGCCCGTCCACCTCGTAGGCGTACATGTCCCCATGGGCGGGGTGGAGCACCACGCCGAAGGAGGCAACGCCGTCGGAAATTTCCCGGGCCAGCCCGACGGCGTCCGAGGCAAGTTCCGCGTCCCCGTACACTTCCGCGGCGATCTCCGCGAGCTGGCGCAGCGCCTGGGCGGCGAACAGGTTGCCGGGGATGTTGTAGCTGTAGGTGCAGGCGTCGTCGCTGGGCCGGAATCCTGCCCAGGTCATCCCGGTGCGGCCCGCCGCGGGCCCCCGCCCGTCCCGTGCGAGCATCTCGGTGGGCAGCTCCGTCTGCCGCACGAAAGTGTACGGGGAGCTGTTTTCATGGTCCTGCTCCAGCCGCAGCTGCGACACGATGGCCTGCAGGACTCCGCGGACCATGCCGTCAAAGACGTCCGCGCGGCCGGTGCGCCGCCACACCGCGTGGGCCAGCCAGATGGGGAAGGCGAGCGAGTCGACCTCGTATTTGCGCTCCCAGATCCAAGGGTCCTCGCACGCGTCCGCCGGGTCCCATGCGGCACCGCTGGCTGTCTGGTTGAAGGCGTTGGCGTAGGAGTCCTGCGCAATGCAGCCAAACTGGCGGCGGCTCAGCCCCGCCAGCACCTGGTACAGCTCCTCCGCGTCCGCGCCTCCCTCCGGCCCCAGAAACCGCAGGAACGGCAGCATTTGGGCCGAGGAATCGCGCAGCCACATGGCTGGGATGTCACCCGTGATGACAAACGTGGTGCCGTCCGGCTCACGCGACAGCGTGGTTTCGAGCGTGTCGCGCAGGCCGCGGTGGAAGATGTCCGCAAGTTCCGCATCGCCCGTCAGCCCCGCCACCCGGGCCGCGCATTCACGCAGCGGAACCTTCAGGAATTCCGCCGCATCCCATTGGCCGGAGGCTGCTGCACTGCCCACTTTTTCTCCTTATCCGTTGGAACTCACCAGCTTATGCGCCGCCGCGTGAGCTGCCCCACTAGACTGAATTTTTGAAGCGTTCAACCGACCGCCACGGGAAGGTCCACACTCATGCACGACAAGCACGGTCTCATCCACGACCGGCTCAAGCGGGTCCTCACGGAGCGGATCATCCCCGCCATCCACACCCCCGTCGCACCGCTGGAGCTGACGGCCTGGCATGTGGAGGGCGGCCAGGGCGAACCCGTGGACCCCTCGGTTGCGCTGGGCCTTCCTGCCGCAGACGACGCCGGGCACTCCCCTTCCGCCACCACGGCGCCTGCCGCCGGGGTCGTCTACGCGCCGTTTTCCGTGGGCACGCCGTGGGGGCCTCCGTGGGGCACTAGCTGGATCCACCTCACCGGCACGGTCCCGGCCGAAGCGGCCGGCAAGACCGTGGAACTCGTGGTTGACCTGGGCTTCAGCCAGTCCTGGCCCGGATTCCAGGCCGAGGGCCTCGTGTACCGCCCGGACGGCACCACCGTGAAGGCGCTCAACCCGCTCAACACGTGGGTCCCGCTGGACGGCATCACCCCCGGCGGAGCGGCCCGGGGCGGCACGGTTGGTGACAGCGCGGGCCTGGCCCGCGGGGGCGAGGCGGTTGACCTCTACGTGGAGGCGGCCGCGAACCCATTTGTCTTCACCGACAACCCGTTCATTCCCACGCAGCTGGGCGAAAAGTCCACGGCCGGCGACACCCCCCGCTACATGATGGCCCGCGCCGACATCAACGTCTTCAACACCGAGGTGTGGGAGCTCGTGCAGGACCTGGAGGTCCTCGACCAGCTGCAAAACGAGCTGGACCTGGGCAACCCGCGCCGCTGGGACATCCTGTACGCCCTGGAACGCGCACTCGACGCCGTGTCCCTCACCGACATCCCCGGCACCGCGGCCGCGGCCCGCGCATTGCTGGCGGAGGTGCTGGCGCAGCCGGCCAACGCCAGCGCCCACCGGCTCACCGCAATTGGCCACGCCCACATCGACTCGGCATGGCTCTGGCCCGTGCGCGAGACAGTGCGCAAGGTGGCCCGGACGACGTCGAGCGTGGCCACCCTGCTGGAGCTCTATCCCGAGTTCCAGTTCGCCATGTCCTCCGCCCAGCAATACGAGTGGCTGAAGGAGCAGCGGCCCGAGGTCTTTGCCCGGGTCAAGGCCGCTGTGGCGGAGGGGCGCCTCATCCCGGTGGGCGGCATGTGGGTGGAGTCGGACACGAACATGGTGGGCTCGGAGGCCATGGCGCGCCAGTTCACGTACGGCCAGAGGTTCTTCCGCGAAAACTTCGGTGTGGAGTGCCAGGAGGTGTGGCTGCCCGATTCCTTCGGCTACTCGGCCGCGCTGCCGCAGATCGTGAAGCAGGCAGGTGCCAAGTGGTTCCTGACGCAGAAGATCTCCTGGAACACCGTCAACAAGTTCCCGCACCATACCTTCAACTGGGAGGGCATCGACGGCACCCGCGTGTTCACGCACTTCCCTCCCGTCGACACCTACAACGCACAGCTGTCCGGCCAGGAACTGGCTCACGCCGTGAGCAACTTCCGTGACAAGGGCGCGGCAAAGAATTCCCTGGTTCCATTTGGCTGGGGCGACGGCGGTGGCGGGCCCACGCGCGAAATGCTCGCCAGGGCGAAGCGCACCAAGAACCTGGAGGGCTCACCCCAGGTGACGATCGCCTCCCCTGCGGAGTTCTTCACCGCGGCCGAGGCCGAATACCCCAACGCCCCCGTCTGGAAGGGTGAGCTCTACCTTGAAATCCACCGCGGCACCTACACGTCCCAGGCGCTGACCAAGCAGGGCAACCGCCGCAGCGAACACCTCCTGCGCGAAGCCGAGCTGTGGAGCGCCACGGCAGCGGCCCGGGGGCTCATCGACTACCCGTATGAGGAGCTCGACCGGATCTGGAAGCTGGTCCTGCTGAACCAATTCCACGACATCCTGCCCGGCTCCTCCATCGCCTGGGTGCACCGCGAAGCGGCGGAGAGCTACGCCTGGATCACCAGCGATCTCGAAGCCATCATCAGCCCGGCGCTGCTGGCGCTCGCACCGTTTGCCGAGCCGCTCGACCCCGGCTCGGAGCAGGATTTCGCGAACTCCACGCTATTCAACGCCTCACCCTACCCGCG from Arthrobacter stackebrandtii encodes the following:
- a CDS encoding dihydrolipoyl dehydrogenase family protein, with amino-acid sequence MPSTEYAAAGLPPAEEVDVVVVGMGPGGESMAGELAAAGLSVVGVEARLVGGECPYYGCIPSKMMIRAANTLAEARRVPELAGTARVSPGFAAVARRIRSEATDNWDDTAAAERFAGKGGLLVRGTGRLSGPREVTVSPAPAAPGPKPPDTASQPGGERTFRARLAVVLNPGTNPAVPDVPGLVGTPYWTNREAVQASEAPDSLIVWGGGPIAVELAQSFARFGTKVTMVLRGSRLLSREEPEAAELLEAVLLDEGVEILRNRGVTAVSHAGGRFTVDLAAAGGSPGAPGGEAARLSAGQLLVATGRAQALAAVGLVEAGIAWDGHHAPAVDGHMQLADGLYLIGDAAGAGAFTHMSMYQGNIAAGHILSRAEIGGAGAGRDRGVAEGHAVPRVTFTDPEIGVVGMTESQARESGRAVRTGFTELGASTRGWIHGPGGGGFIKVVEDADAGILLGATSVGPMGGEVLSMLALAVHARIPVSTLQGMICAYPTFHRAVEAALADLH
- a CDS encoding serine hydrolase domain-containing protein: MTSSQGFTAEKFAPVRELFDAMLDADPAYSAQLAVYVGGEKAIDLVGGPNSSVDSVTGVFSCSKGVAALAFSLLVQDGHVDLDAPVASYWPEFAQQGKGAVTVRQLLSHQAGLVGVQGGFAMEEYNDLPAVADRLAALAPMWRPGSGIFGYHALTMGVFLEELCRRTTGERLQDVYNRRIRVPLDAGMFLGLPESEDHRYRPVLFDEEPAPAFFDPFSIAGVSGNVQAGNLLGMPNVRSVRAEGSTSGAGVGSADGLARVYAGAITGVDGVPAYLTPETIALMAEEQVWGLDRVFCDTSAFAITFMKSHPRMDFGSAQAFGHEGANAAMGYADPMYGVGFGYVPAKNEEGTTTGRALQLSAAVRTVLLSS
- a CDS encoding glycoside hydrolase family 125 protein, whose protein sequence is MGSAAASGQWDAAEFLKVPLRECAARVAGLTGDAELADIFHRGLRDTLETTLSREPDGTTFVITGDIPAMWLRDSSAQMLPFLRFLGPEGGADAEELYQVLAGLSRRQFGCIAQDSYANAFNQTASGAAWDPADACEDPWIWERKYEVDSLAFPIWLAHAVWRRTGRADVFDGMVRGVLQAIVSQLRLEQDHENSSPYTFVRQTELPTEMLARDGRGPAAGRTGMTWAGFRPSDDACTYSYNIPGNLFAAQALRQLAEIAAEVYGDAELASDAVGLAREISDGVASFGVVLHPAHGDMYAYEVDGLGNTLLMDDANMPSLLSLPLTGGIAADDPLYMATRAYILGPENPHYYEGTRAAGIGSPHTPPGYIWPIALAVQGLTTPDRAEKLRLLRLLRDTTGGTGMMHEGFDPSAPENFTRPWFSWANSMFAELVLDYCGIGALPDESRGGHFAPRVEP
- a CDS encoding alpha-mannosidase, whose translation is MHDKHGLIHDRLKRVLTERIIPAIHTPVAPLELTAWHVEGGQGEPVDPSVALGLPAADDAGHSPSATTAPAAGVVYAPFSVGTPWGPPWGTSWIHLTGTVPAEAAGKTVELVVDLGFSQSWPGFQAEGLVYRPDGTTVKALNPLNTWVPLDGITPGGAARGGTVGDSAGLARGGEAVDLYVEAAANPFVFTDNPFIPTQLGEKSTAGDTPRYMMARADINVFNTEVWELVQDLEVLDQLQNELDLGNPRRWDILYALERALDAVSLTDIPGTAAAARALLAEVLAQPANASAHRLTAIGHAHIDSAWLWPVRETVRKVARTTSSVATLLELYPEFQFAMSSAQQYEWLKEQRPEVFARVKAAVAEGRLIPVGGMWVESDTNMVGSEAMARQFTYGQRFFRENFGVECQEVWLPDSFGYSAALPQIVKQAGAKWFLTQKISWNTVNKFPHHTFNWEGIDGTRVFTHFPPVDTYNAQLSGQELAHAVSNFRDKGAAKNSLVPFGWGDGGGGPTREMLARAKRTKNLEGSPQVTIASPAEFFTAAEAEYPNAPVWKGELYLEIHRGTYTSQALTKQGNRRSEHLLREAELWSATAAARGLIDYPYEELDRIWKLVLLNQFHDILPGSSIAWVHREAAESYAWITSDLEAIISPALLALAPFAEPLDPGSEQDFANSTLFNASPYPRRGIAPLSAGVPEPDTAQVTVERDGSDVVVRNGLITVRFGADGVISSILDVAADRELVPAGQGANLLQLHADFPNMWDAWDIDEFYKNTVTDLRELDSMEVTMLGSQPEVTIKRSFRSSHITQRVRIAPDSKVITVYTEVDWHEQETLLKAAFPLDVHADHARFETQYGHIQRATHENTSWDNARFEVCAHRWVHVGEPGFGAAVINDSTYGHDVSRHPGTNGSSFTTVRLSLLRGPRFPDPQTDQGPHSFTYGLVVGSEVADAVAAGYAMNLPWRGVPAGAAAVEPLVSTDSQGALIEAVKLADDRSGDVIVRLYEPLGARAKVTLSASFPVASVVENNLLEQPYDAGSLSLGSPDASGNPAMTLTLRPFQILTLRLQKGNK